One region of Mangifera indica cultivar Alphonso chromosome 3, CATAS_Mindica_2.1, whole genome shotgun sequence genomic DNA includes:
- the LOC123211323 gene encoding protein TIME FOR COFFEE-like isoform X5: MDRSREARRSNMAATNGLSRRRQRTSNLRDSQEEDEEMELQDTARLRDRSNRRDRDRDRDGERYRDRDFSNHKSHHKRRRGDSLTQGDEESAEESVADEEEYEIEERRVASIISQNTTSYSSPSLSNQNSRKSLPPTRHVRPTPPDLKAADEMIGVMVPRKARSASVKRLHENWASGNGGFWEDHRASTSSRSIEVNSPSSSNVSVRKKMKSNGPKTRLPKAAKSSSSVQQDDIEIEIAEVLFGLMKQSQNSKKEDDSFGKTVQKLESEDGISNNPDAKPSVSVLARKDSASSDLGGATKKKVEVDNSSNPVCSAVKFESEQLPTKSEISTPKLEKASQLNVASCEASNEIDAPKVESVTVEPQEEVPKQGDTKLSIEGSDCPSPPMTEKKSVSADKESSATCCNMDSTVTKASSTVLETGGSKVEKFKIDLMAPPPMVLSPEQDGFSDFASYHATTAQYINMKSLVRDEEKEKFVKKETAVQEVEEKKIEPIEEKSKLKFDLEKSNLDDRRDSASKLQHHSQKQEPPKSAVPRVERTGQSGSVPFQVAVAGWPNGLPPLGYMPPFQTIVSVDGSARSAPTQQPPQFMLSQPRPKRCATHHHIARNIYLNQQFAKMNHLWPAGASSTSLIGAKSSPSTENLIHGNQLQGSFPVVNINSVQEKGQTATNFPDLTQKDKSSENVNLMDPVQRKQLVLQQAPHATSAGNFLHAPAFIFPVSQQQAAITAAANQSGSSKSATSAKSASFSGNSTASIPVSSTALPAVAAAASYNYPNMAASGAPYLTIVQNDGFPFPVPTPIGAPPGVRGAHPQPLPYFNGSFYSSQIFHPAQLQQQQQPHSQPLIQAVYQNTTVSSVSSASHKQTQPQNTRGGSMSGNLLSSTSMLPHQQQKQHVPPSNQNRRLEPEMSGENAPSLCDSRVSHNQTSVYGQNFTVPLQPLNFSLMPSQVVGGTAAGGNHGEKQQKSQQTSLKGGVELIPSQAFAMPFGSFGGNVSASNLNFSSMAQNPAIFQGLPDIARQGYQVSPAALVAQQKNHQISEVKTGGGSSNHDDGKKTSFGKSPTSNGQTLVFDHSARTLNFVSSPVTGNWSSRPVTSTIITKNAPAAANSQNFQQQQLLQIQKQSMLQHQQQTSAVARSKASSTNLSSSSNATKLSNNASVFPQTLVQSNSSSQSPQWKNSVRTQTSQVPPTSLTSSNSLTLKNVSQQQQVRTPQGYTQISFERNSKSGLSHQGQQIPTSSQSPSPLVVGSSSPSGGNLRTCSAGSKAGSALPNLQPQQTENSSASTGQKNSPVCGRNVPSILSTCPGHLSELKY, encoded by the exons ATGGACAGAAGTAGAGAAGCTAGAAGATCAAACATGGCGGCAACAAACGGATTGTCAAGACGTCGGCAAAGAACAAGCAATCTTCGAGATTCGCAAG AAGAAGACGAAGAGATGGAGTTGCAGGATACAGCGAGGTTAAGAGATCGTTCTAACAGAAGAGACAGGGATAGGGATAGAGATGGGGAAAGATATAGAGATCGAGATTTTTCCAATCATAAGAGTCACCACAAGCGTCGGAGAGGTGATAGTTTAACGCAAGGAGACGAAGAAAGTGCAGAAGAAAGTGTAGCCGATGAAGAAGAGTATGAAATTGAGGAAAGAAGGGTTGCTTCTATAATTTCTCAAAACACCACTTCATATTCTTCGCCGTCTTTATCCAACCAAAATAGTAGAAAATCCTTACCTCCGACCAGACACGTGCGACCAACGCCGCCGGATTTGAAGGCCGCCGACGAGATGATTGGAGTCATGGTCCCAAGAAAGGCTCGCTCTG CTTCCGTGAAAAGGTTGCATGAGAATTGGGCTTCTGGAAATGGTGGATTTTGGGAAGACCATAGAGCTTCCACTTCGAGTCGGAGCATTGAGGTTAATTCACCTTCATCTTCTAATGTTTCAGTGAGGAAAAAGATG AAATCAAATGGACCTAAGACTCGTCTTCCAAAGGCGGCAAAATCTTCTAGCTCTGTCCAACAAGATGATATCGAGATCGAGATTGCTGAAGTTTTGTTTGGGCTAATGAAGCAATCCCAGAACTCTAAGAAAGAAGATGATAGTTTCGGAAAGACAGTGCAAAAGCTTGAATCCGAGGATGGTATCAGTAACAATCCAGACGCCAAACCATCTGTTTCAGTTTTGGCTCGGAAAGATAGCGCTTCATCAGATCTTGGTGGTG CCACGAAGAAGAAAGTCGAGGTTGATAATTCTTCAAACCCAGTTTGTTCCGCAGTTAAGTTTGAAAGCGAGCAGCTACCAACTAAATCGGAAATATCTACACCGAAATTGGAGAAAGCATCTCAATTGAATGTGGCTTCTTGTGAAGCTTCTAATgaaatagatgctcctaaagtTGAATCTGTGACGGTAGAGCCGCAGGAAGAAGTACCCAAGCAGGGTGATACAAAACTATCAATTGAAGGGTCAGATTGCCCAAGCCCTCCTATGACGGAGAAAAAATCAGTTTCGGCTGATAAAGAATCTTCTGCTACCTGCTGTAATATGGATTCTACGGTGACAAAAGC GAGTTCAACTGTATTGGAGACTGGAGGCTCAAAAGTTGAGAAATTCAAGATTGATCTGATG GCTCCTCCTCCTATGGTCTTATCTCCTGAACAGGATGGCTTCAGTGATTTTGCTTCATATCATGCAACTACAGCCCAGTATATCAATATG AAGTCTTTGGTTAGGGACGAAGAAAAGGAGAAGTTTGTGAAGAAGGAAACAGCAGTACAGGAAGTGGAAGAGAAGAAGATTGAGCCTATTGAAGAAAAGAGCAAACTGAAGTTTGATTTGGAAAAGTCAAATCTAGATGATAGAAGAGATAGTGCCAGTAAATTACAACACCATAGTCAAAAACAGGAGCCACCTAAATCTGCAGTTCCTAGAGTGGAAAGAACTG GTCAATCTGGTTCAGTGCCTTTTCAGGTTGCCGTAGCTGGCTGGCCAAATGGTCTTCCACCTCTGGG ATACATGCCTCCATTTCAAACAATTGTGTCCGTGGATGGAAGTGCCAGATCTGCCCCAACTCAGCAG CCTCCCCAATTTATGCTCTCTCAACCTCGGCCAAAGAGGTGTGCTACCCACCATCACATTGCTCGAAATATATACTTGAATCAGCAGTTTGCAAAGATGAATCACTTATGGCCAGCTGGAGCTAGTTCTACTTCTTTAATTGGGGCCAAATCCAGCCCCTCAACGGAAAACTTAATTCATGGAAACCAATTGCAAGGAAGCTTTCCAGTTGTGAATATTAACTCTGTGCAGGAAAAAGGCCAGACCGCAACCAACTTTCCAGATCTTACTCAGAAAGATAAAAGCTCTGAGAATGTAAATTTAATGGACCCAGTGCAGAGAAAGCAGCTTGTGCTTCAACAAGCTCCACATGCTACCTCAGCTGGTAACTTTTTG CATGCCCCTGCTTTCATCTTCCCTGTAAGCCAACAACAAGCAGCAATAACTGCAGCGGCAAATCAATCTGGGTCTTCAAAATCTGCTACCTCAGCTAAAAGTGCATCATTCTCTGGTAATTCAACAGCTTCAATTCCGGTAAGCTCTACAGCATTACCAGCAGTAGCTGCAGCTGCGAGTTATAATTACCCAAATATGGCTGCCAGTGGGGCACCTTACTTGACCATAGTACAGAATGATGGGTTTCCATTTCCCGTTCCCACACCTATCGGAGCTCCACCAGGAGTTAGAGGAGCTCATCCTCAACCATTGCCTTACTTTAATGGGTCTTTCTATTCATCTCAGATATTTCATCCTGCTCAACTCCAGCAGCAACAGCAACCTCACTCACAGCCTTTAATACAAGCAGTTTATCAAAATACAACTGTGTCAAGTGTGTCATCAGCATCTCACAAGCAGACACAGCCTCAGAATACACGTGGGGGGTCAATGAGTGGTAACTTATTGAGCTCAACAAGTATGTTGCCACATCAACAGCAAAAGCAGCATGTGCCACCATCCAACCAAAATCGCAGGCTTGAGCCTGAAATGAGTGGGGAGAATGCCCCATCACTTTGTGATAGTCGTGTCTCTCACAATCAAACAAGTGTTTATGGACAGAACTTCACAGTGCCACTTCAGCCCCTAAACTTTTCCTTGATGCCATCACAAGTTGTTGGCGGGACAGCTGCTGGTGGAAATCATGGTGAGAAGCAACAGAAATCACAGCAGACGAGTTTAAAGGGTGGAGTTGAGCTTATCCCTTCGCAGGCGTTTGCAATGCCATTTGGATCCTTTGGTGGCAACGTCTCAGCTTCAAACCTCAATTTCTCATCTATGGCCCAAAATCCTGCAATTTTTCAGGGCCTCCCAGATATTGCCCGACAAGGGTACCAGGTTTCACCTGCTGCACTGGTTGCACAGCAGAAAAATCACCAAATATCTGAGGTGAAGACTGGAGGAGGTTCATCTAATCATGATGATGGGAAAAAAACAAGTTTTGGCAAGTCACCTACATCAAATGGACAGACACTTGTTTTTGACCATTCAGCCAGAACTCTAAACTTTGTATCATCCCCAGTTACTGGAAATTGGTCTTCACGCCCCGTTACCTCAACTATAATAACCAAAAATGCCCCTGCCGCTGCTAATTCTCAAAATTTCCAGCAACAACAACTGCTTCAGATCCAAAAGCAGTCAATGTTGCAACATCAGCAGCAGACTTCAGCAGTAGCTCGAAGTAAAGCTTCATCAACCAActtgtcttcatcttccaatGCTACCAAACTCTCGAATAATGCCTCTGTGTTCCCACAAACTCTAGTCCAAAGCAACAGTTCCAGTCAATCACCCCAATGGAAGAACTCAGTAAGAACCCAAACTTCTCAAGTTCCTCCAACATCACTCACATCATCCAACTCCCTAACACTCAAGAATGTTTCCCAGCAGCAGCAAGTGAGAACCCCACAAGGCTATACCCAgatatcttttgaaagaaattCCAAGTCTGGCTTGTCACACCAAGGGCAACAAATACCCACTAGCAGCCAATCTCCATCTCCTCTAGTTGTTGGATCTTCTTCGCCGAGTGGTGGAAACCTGAGAACATGTTCCGCTGGCAGCAAAGCTGGCTCAGCGCTCCCAAATTTGCAACCACAGCAGACTGAGAATTCTTCTGCTAGCACTGGCCAGAAGAACTCCCCCGTCTGTGGAAGAAATGTCCCATCTATCTTGAGCACATGTCCCGGCCACCTCTCTGAACTCAAATACTAA